The Brenneria rubrifaciens genome has a window encoding:
- the yeiB gene encoding DUF418 domain-containing protein YeiB, whose protein sequence is MPSQPMPPSRIAALDFARGIALLGILLLNITAFGLPKAAYLNPAYQGLPSLSDALTWAAMDLLVQAKFLTLFSILFGAGLQLLLPRGKRWAHARLFWLMLIGLAHAIFLWDGDILLDYGLIGLVCYGMIRHADDSRALLRTGAVMYLVGIGVLFVLSQLLSPQPGRFWLPGEADIAYEIAWQTSGGPEAWRNRVDLLTQSLLSLGVQYGWLLAGAMLLGAGLMRSGWLRGEFSHSHYRKVALCFIPLGIAINSLGVIAQWLVQWEYQWSGLLLQIPRELSAPLQAVGYLALCYGFWPTLCQWRIVYWISDIGRMALTNYLLQTLLCILLFNHLGFFMRFDRLQLLAIVPGIWAVNLIFSHYWLRYFRQGPFEWLWRTLTAGVARTSD, encoded by the coding sequence ATGCCTTCTCAACCCATGCCGCCATCACGTATTGCCGCACTGGATTTCGCCAGAGGGATCGCCCTACTCGGCATTTTGTTACTCAACATCACGGCGTTCGGGCTGCCAAAAGCCGCTTACCTTAACCCGGCCTATCAGGGATTGCCTTCCCTGAGCGATGCCCTGACATGGGCGGCAATGGATCTCCTGGTGCAGGCGAAATTTTTGACCCTGTTCTCTATCCTGTTTGGCGCGGGCTTACAACTGTTGTTACCGCGCGGGAAGCGTTGGGCTCATGCGCGCCTTTTCTGGCTGATGCTGATCGGGTTGGCGCACGCTATTTTTTTATGGGACGGCGATATTCTGCTCGATTACGGCCTGATCGGACTGGTGTGTTACGGCATGATTCGCCATGCCGATGACAGCCGCGCTTTACTGCGCACCGGCGCTGTCATGTATCTGGTCGGCATCGGCGTCCTGTTTGTGCTAAGTCAGTTGCTTAGTCCGCAACCGGGACGTTTCTGGCTGCCCGGCGAGGCGGATATTGCGTATGAAATTGCCTGGCAAACCTCGGGCGGGCCGGAAGCCTGGCGTAATCGGGTCGATTTGCTGACGCAGAGCCTCTTGTCATTAGGCGTACAATACGGCTGGCTGTTAGCCGGCGCAATGTTGCTGGGGGCCGGCCTGATGCGCAGCGGTTGGCTGCGAGGGGAATTCAGCCACAGCCACTACCGCAAAGTTGCCCTGTGCTTTATCCCGCTGGGGATAGCGATAAACAGTCTTGGCGTCATTGCACAGTGGCTGGTGCAGTGGGAATATCAGTGGAGTGGGTTGCTGTTGCAGATCCCGCGTGAACTGAGTGCGCCGTTACAGGCGGTCGGCTATCTTGCATTGTGTTATGGCTTTTGGCCGACGCTCTGCCAGTGGCGTATCGTGTATTGGATCAGCGATATCGGCCGCATGGCGCTGACCAATTATTTGCTGCAAACCTTACTGTGCATCCTGCTGTTTAACCATTTAGGCTTCTTCATGCGTTTCGACCGTTTGCAACTGCTGGCTATCGTGCCGGGCATTTGGGCGGTGAACCTGATTTTTTCCCACTACTGGTTACGCTATTTTCGGCAGGGGCCGTTTGAGTGGCTGTGGCGTACACTGACGGCAGGCGTTGCCCGAACATCTGATTAA
- the folE gene encoding GTP cyclohydrolase I FolE, whose amino-acid sequence MSSLSKEAVLVHEALMARGLETPLRGQLLDRETRKQRITEHMTEIMNLLSLDLEDDSLAETPHRIAKMYVDEIFSGLDYANFPKITIIENKMKVDEMVTVRDITLTSTCEHHFVMIDGKATVAYIPKDGVIGLSKINRIVQFFSQRPQVQERLTQQILIALQTLLGTSNVAVSIDAVHYCVKARGVRDATSATTTTSLGGLFKSSQNTRQEFLRAVRHHS is encoded by the coding sequence ATGTCATCATTGAGTAAAGAAGCCGTCTTGGTGCATGAAGCGCTGATGGCGCGTGGTCTTGAAACGCCGCTGCGCGGACAACTGTTGGATCGGGAAACGCGTAAACAGCGGATCACCGAACATATGACGGAAATCATGAATCTGTTAAGCCTCGATCTGGAGGACGACAGTCTGGCAGAGACACCGCATCGCATCGCTAAAATGTATGTCGATGAAATATTCTCCGGTTTGGATTATGCCAATTTCCCGAAAATCACCATCATTGAAAACAAGATGAAGGTGGATGAAATGGTCACCGTGCGTGATATCACGCTGACCAGCACCTGCGAACACCACTTCGTGATGATTGATGGCAAGGCGACCGTCGCTTACATTCCAAAAGACGGCGTGATTGGCTTATCCAAAATCAACCGTATCGTGCAGTTTTTCTCCCAGCGGCCGCAGGTTCAGGAGCGTCTGACGCAGCAGATCTTGATTGCGCTGCAAACCTTGCTGGGCACCAGCAATGTGGCCGTTTCCATCGATGCCGTTCACTATTGCGTCAAGGCCCGTGGCGTCCGTGATGCGACCAGCGCCACCACCACGACCTCGCTGGGCGGGTTATTCAAATCCAGTCAGAATACCCGTCAGGAGTTCCTGCGCGCGGTGCGTCACCATAGTTAA
- the sanA gene encoding outer membrane permeability protein SanA: protein MWKRLIIGLLLTIGVLVLSAVALDRWISWKTAPFVYDELQALPIRQVGVVLGTAKYYRTGVINQYYLFRIQGALNAYNSGKISYLLLSGDNALQSYNEPMTMRRDLISAGVPPEDIVLDYAGFRTLDSIVRTRKVFNTNEFTIITQRFHCERALFIALHLGIQAQCYAVPSPKNMMTVRLREFGARLGALTDLYILKREPRFLGPHIPIPAEHKVPVDTPDYPAVPAEQVINPPSVQTGIGKTPEKPLAAAENKAP from the coding sequence ATGTGGAAACGCCTGATCATCGGCCTGTTACTCACCATTGGCGTGCTGGTGCTGTCGGCTGTGGCTCTTGATCGCTGGATCAGTTGGAAAACCGCGCCTTTTGTTTATGATGAGCTGCAAGCGCTGCCAATCCGACAGGTCGGCGTGGTATTGGGAACCGCGAAGTATTACCGGACCGGCGTCATAAATCAGTATTACCTTTTCCGTATTCAGGGTGCATTGAATGCCTATAACAGCGGCAAGATCAGCTATCTGTTGCTGAGCGGCGATAATGCGCTGCAAAGTTATAATGAACCCATGACCATGCGCCGCGATTTGATCTCCGCAGGCGTTCCTCCTGAGGATATCGTGCTGGACTATGCCGGGTTCAGGACGCTGGATTCCATCGTCAGAACGCGGAAAGTCTTTAATACCAATGAGTTCACGATTATTACCCAGCGTTTTCACTGTGAGCGGGCATTATTTATCGCGTTGCATCTGGGGATTCAGGCGCAGTGCTATGCCGTACCTTCGCCCAAAAATATGATGACGGTGCGTCTGCGGGAATTTGGCGCCAGACTCGGCGCGTTGACCGATCTGTATATTCTGAAACGGGAGCCCCGTTTTCTGGGGCCGCACATTCCAATTCCCGCCGAACATAAAGTCCCGGTTGACACGCCGGATTACCCCGCTGTTCCCGCTGAACAAGTGATAAATCCGCCGTCAGTGCAAACCGGTATCGGTAAGACGCCTGAAAAACCGCTTGCGGCAGCAGAGAATAAGGCGCCTTAA
- a CDS encoding MetQ/NlpA family ABC transporter substrate-binding protein: MKLTHSVRAVLGIALLAAGIQLACASSDPKTIVFGVAPGPYGDMVNQAIKPELTKKGYKVVVREFSDYVQPNLALANGSIDANLFQHTLYLEKFAADKGLKISPLITVPTASMGLYSNKIKSLDELKKGDVITLSNDATNLARGLRFLQSLGLITIKADIDATKASEKDIVANPRGLVFKPLEAAQLPRTLDSVTASLVNGNFAFAAGLKLSSAMKLETLDENLKNVIAVRTDDLDKPFVRDTKAAVESPAYAAVIDQPGSMFSQFQKPEWMKANTQAAAR, translated from the coding sequence ATGAAACTCACACATTCAGTTAGAGCGGTTCTGGGTATCGCGCTGTTGGCGGCCGGGATTCAACTGGCTTGCGCCAGCAGCGATCCGAAAACCATCGTCTTTGGCGTCGCGCCGGGGCCGTACGGCGATATGGTCAATCAGGCGATTAAACCTGAACTGACAAAGAAAGGTTATAAAGTGGTGGTGCGCGAATTCAGTGACTATGTGCAGCCCAATCTGGCGTTGGCTAATGGCAGTATCGACGCCAATCTGTTTCAGCATACGCTGTATCTGGAGAAATTCGCCGCCGATAAAGGTCTGAAAATCTCCCCTCTGATCACCGTGCCGACGGCCAGTATGGGACTGTATTCCAACAAGATTAAATCGCTGGATGAACTGAAAAAAGGTGACGTTATTACCTTGTCCAACGACGCGACCAATCTGGCTCGCGGCCTGCGTTTTCTCCAGTCGCTGGGGCTGATCACGATTAAAGCCGATATCGATGCGACCAAAGCGTCAGAAAAAGACATTGTTGCAAACCCGCGTGGACTGGTGTTCAAACCGCTGGAAGCCGCACAGTTGCCGCGTACGCTGGATAGTGTCACCGCATCGCTGGTTAACGGTAATTTCGCGTTTGCCGCCGGATTGAAGCTCTCTTCCGCGATGAAGCTGGAAACGCTGGACGAAAATCTGAAAAACGTTATCGCGGTACGTACCGACGATCTGGACAAGCCATTTGTGCGGGATACCAAAGCGGCCGTTGAATCACCGGCGTATGCCGCGGTGATCGATCAGCCAGGTTCGATGTTCAGCCAGTTCCAGAAACCGGAGTGGATGAAAGCGAACACGCAGGCCGCCGCCAGGTAG
- the rimO gene encoding 30S ribosomal protein S12 methylthiotransferase RimO, which translates to MPKIGFVSLGCPKNLVDSERILTELRTEGYQVVPRYNDAELVIVNTCGFIDSAVQESLEAIGEALNENGKVIVTGCLGAKENQIREVHPKVLEITGPHSYEQVLSHVHQYVPKPEHNPFTSLIPAQGVKLTPRHYAYLKISEGCNHRCTFCIIPSMRGDLDSRPIGSVLDEAKRLVDAGVKELLVISQDTSAYGADVKQRTGFWNGQPVKTTMVSLCEQLSSLGVWIRLHYVYPYPHVDDVIPLMAAGKILPYLDIPLQHASPRILKLMKRPGAVERTLERIKHWREICPELTLRSTFIVGFPGETEEDFQTLLDFLQEAKLDRVGCFKYSPVEGAAANQLPDQVPEAIKEARYHRFMQLQQRISAQRLQDKIGRELLVLIDEIDEEGAIGRSMADAPEIDGAVYLNGETSVNVGDIVKVKIEHADEYDLWGSRI; encoded by the coding sequence ATGCCAAAGATTGGATTCGTATCACTCGGTTGTCCGAAGAACCTGGTGGATTCCGAGAGAATCCTGACCGAATTGCGTACTGAAGGTTATCAGGTGGTTCCACGTTACAATGATGCCGAACTGGTGATCGTCAATACGTGTGGTTTTATTGATAGTGCGGTGCAGGAATCATTGGAAGCCATCGGTGAAGCGTTGAATGAAAACGGCAAGGTGATCGTCACTGGCTGTCTGGGCGCCAAAGAGAATCAAATCCGCGAAGTTCACCCGAAAGTGCTGGAGATTACCGGCCCCCACAGTTACGAACAGGTGCTGTCGCACGTACATCAATACGTGCCCAAACCCGAACATAACCCGTTTACCAGCCTGATCCCCGCACAGGGCGTGAAGCTGACGCCGCGTCATTACGCGTATCTGAAGATTTCCGAAGGCTGCAACCATCGCTGCACCTTCTGTATTATCCCGTCCATGCGTGGCGATCTGGATAGCCGTCCGATCGGTTCCGTGCTGGATGAAGCGAAACGTCTGGTGGATGCCGGCGTGAAAGAGCTGTTGGTCATCTCACAGGATACCTCCGCCTACGGCGCGGATGTGAAGCAACGTACCGGTTTCTGGAACGGGCAACCGGTGAAAACCACTATGGTGAGCCTGTGCGAGCAACTGTCATCGCTGGGTGTGTGGATCCGTCTGCACTATGTTTACCCTTACCCGCACGTAGATGACGTGATTCCGCTAATGGCCGCGGGCAAAATCCTGCCGTATCTGGATATTCCGCTGCAACACGCCAGCCCGCGCATTCTGAAACTGATGAAACGCCCTGGCGCAGTGGAAAGAACGCTGGAGCGCATCAAGCACTGGCGGGAGATTTGCCCGGAGCTGACGCTGCGCTCCACCTTCATTGTCGGTTTCCCCGGCGAAACGGAAGAAGACTTCCAGACGTTGTTGGATTTCCTGCAAGAAGCCAAACTGGATCGCGTTGGCTGCTTCAAGTACAGCCCGGTGGAAGGCGCGGCGGCGAATCAGTTACCGGATCAGGTGCCGGAAGCGATCAAAGAGGCGCGTTACCACCGCTTTATGCAGTTGCAACAGCGCATTTCCGCTCAGCGTCTGCAAGACAAAATTGGCCGCGAGCTGCTGGTGCTGATCGACGAAATTGATGAAGAAGGCGCCATCGGACGCAGCATGGCCGACGCCCCGGAAATCGATGGCGCGGTCTACCTGAATGGCGAAACCAGCGTCAATGTGGGCGACATCGTGAAAGTCAAAATCGAACACGCCGACGAATACGATTTGTGGGGCAGCCGGATTTAA